In Nicotiana tabacum cultivar K326 chromosome 17, ASM71507v2, whole genome shotgun sequence, one DNA window encodes the following:
- the LOC107771312 gene encoding protein DETOXIFICATION 9-like: protein MEEALLPLNDVIISKRVVFKEEVKEVSRLAIPMIVGTMCQYLLRYAPMVMLGHLSELSLSSASIATSYCTVTGFAILFGMASGLETLCGQAYGARQYQKVGTITYAALIFLLFFCLPISLLWIYTENLLLWIGQDPSISVEAGKYSIWLIPTLFPYAILQSLFCYFQAQSLILPILWSSIVSLCFNIPLSWAFIFKFNFGTIGAAIAIGLSYWLNVILLVIYLKYSSTCKKTRPFFSKDVFHVMPEFFQFAFPSAGMVGLRWWAVEIITLLGGLLPNPQLETSVLSICLTTSSIHFNLPFSFGAAASIRISNELGAGNPKAARVSIYAVFTLAAAEFLLASGILFSLRNVWGYAFTHDQEVVDLITEITPLLCLSIIVYSTVTVLSGVARGSGWQKLGAYVNLGSYYLVGIPASLLMGFVWNWKAKGLWCGLLMGSTVQAILLCIITGLTDWEKLAKEARERLFDRKICGNK, encoded by the exons ATGGAAGAGGCTCTGCTGCCATTGAATGATGTGATAATCAGCAAAAGGGTGGTGTTTAAAGAAGAGGTGAAAGAAGTGAGTCGCTTAGCAATTCCTATGATAGTTGGGACGATGTGCCAATACCTCTTACGCTATGCACCAATGGTTATGTTGGGTCACTTAAGTGAACTCTCCCTCTCTAGTGCCTCTATCGCCACATCTTATTGCACTGTTACTGGCTTTGCTATTCTT TTTGGAATGGCAAGTGGACTAGAAACTTTATGTGGACAGGCCTATGGAGCAAGGCAGTATCAGAAAGTTGGCACTATTACTTATGCTGCACTcatatttcttttattcttttgttTGCCAATATCTCTTCTATGGATCTACACTGAAAATTTGCTTTTATGGATTGGCCAAGACCCATCAATCTCTGTTGAAGCTGGAAAATATTCAATTTGGCTCATCCCAACTCTCTTTCCCTATGCTATTCTTCAGTCATTGTTTTGCTATTTCCAGGCTCAAAGCTTGATCCTTCCAATCTTATGGAGCTCAATCGTTTCTCTATGTTTTAACATACCTCTCAGTTGGGCTTTCATAttcaaatttaattttgggacCATTGGTGCAGCTATAGCAAttggtttatcatattggttGAACGTCATcttgcttgtgatttatttgaaGTATTCGTCAACCTGTAAAAAGACACGTCCTTTTTTCTCAAAGGATGTTTTCCATGTTATGCCAGAGTTCTTCCAATTTGCTTTTCCATCTGCTGGAATGGTTGG TTTGAGATGGTGGGCAGTCGAGATAATTACATTACTCGGTGGATTGTTGCCAAATCCACAACTAGAGACTTCTGTTCTATCTATTTG CCTTACAACATCTTCAATACACTTCAACTTACCCTTTTCTTTCGGTGCTGCTGCAAG CATTCGAATTTCAAATGAGTTAGGAGCTGGGAATCCAAAAGCAGCAAGAGTTTCTATATATGCAGTCTTCACTCTAGCAGCTGCAGAGTTTCTTCTAGCAAGTGGAATTCTGTTTTCCTTGCGTAATGTATGGGGATATGCTTTCACACATGACCAAGAAGTCGTCGATCTTATCACAGAAATTACTCCTCTTCTCTGCCTCTCCATCATCGTTTATAGTACAGTTACTGTATTATCAG GAGTAGCAAGAGGAAGTGGATGGCAAAAATTAGGGGCCTATGTGAATTTAGGATCATATTACTTGGTTGGAATTCCTGCTTCTTTACTCATGGGATTTGTTTGGAATTGGAAAGCAAAGGGCCTTTGGTGTGGATTATTGATGGGGTCAACAGTGCAAGCTATTCTGCTCTGTATTATTACTGGTCTCACAGATTGGGAAAAACTG GCCAAGGAAGCAAGAGAAAGATTGTTTGATAGGAAGATTTGCGGGAATAAATGA